Proteins encoded by one window of Marixanthomonas sp. SCSIO 43207:
- the purL gene encoding phosphoribosylformylglycinamidine synthase — translation MIHYFSASTHAIFAVQTNNEFSEQDIKKLQWLFATQESSKPQQQVNGSFIGPRAAMITPWSTNAMEITQNMGIEGITRIEEFKKVEDDFTDYDPMLFQKYNNLTQETFIINIEPEAIKNIDDIAAFNEAEGLALNKEEVAYLENLSTKLNRKLTDSEVFGFSQVNSEHCRHKIFNGTFEIDGKEMPSSLFKMIKKTSEENPNSIVSAYKDNVAFIKGPKAVQFAPLSPDKPDFYKNSEFESVISLKAETHNFPTTVEPFNGAATGSGGEIRDRLAGGKGSLPLAGTAVYMTSYSRLNDARPWEKAMEERDWLYQTPLDILIKASNGASDFGNKFGQPLIAGSVFTFEHEEEARKLGFDKVIMLAGGVGYGKANQALKDIPKKGDKIVILGGENYRIGMGGAAVSSADTGEFESGIELNAIQRSNPEMQKRAANAVRGMVESETNPIVSIHDHGAGGHLNCLSELVEETGGAIDLDKLPVGDPTLSAKEIIGNESQERMGLVIGDQDIEKLKRVSDRERSPMYEVGDVTGDHRFTFESKTTGEKPMDFELADMFGSSPKTVLKDKTVIRNYKNPEYISAHIQEYVEQLLQLEAVGCKDWLTNKVDRCVTGRVAKQQCAGPLQLPLNNCGVMALDYNGKDGVATSIGHSPVSGLVDPVAGSRNSITEALTNIVWAPLEEGLKSVSLSANWMWPCNNEGEDARLYQAVQGVSEFAIDLGINVPTGKDSLSMKQKYKNEEVISPGTVIISAAGHCKDIKKTVEPVLQKNAGSLYYINISQDDFKLGGSSFAQILNTVGNEVPSVKSAAYVKTVFNTLQNLISEGNIAAGHDVASGGLITTLLEMCFAETNLGANLNLSDLGDDIVKILFSENCGVVVQASEDNAIEEAFTSANIGFKKIGTVTASEKLTIQFNDNPLSFEIPKMRDVWYTTSHLLDEKQSGKIKAEERFHNYKKQPLQFTFPKQFEGSLPQISSEKPRIKAAILREKGSNSEREMANAMYLAGFDVKDVHMTDLIEGRETLEDIKFIAAVGGFSNSDVLGSAKGWAGAFLYNDKANKALKNFFAKDDTLSLGVCNGCQLFVELGLLTPHHDQKPKMLHNDSGKFECNFTSVTIQENNSVMLSSLAGSTLGIWAAHGEGKFSFPLSEENYNIVGKYGYETFPANPNGSDFNTAMMTDETGRHLVMMPHLERSTFPWNWAHYPKNRNDEVSPWLEAFVNARKWLEKH, via the coding sequence ATGATTCACTATTTTTCAGCTTCAACTCACGCTATTTTTGCAGTACAAACAAACAATGAATTTTCAGAGCAGGACATTAAAAAACTACAATGGCTTTTTGCGACTCAAGAATCTTCAAAACCCCAGCAACAAGTTAATGGTTCATTCATTGGTCCAAGAGCAGCAATGATTACTCCTTGGAGCACCAATGCTATGGAAATCACTCAAAATATGGGTATTGAAGGCATCACTCGTATTGAAGAATTTAAAAAAGTTGAGGATGATTTTACAGACTATGATCCTATGTTGTTTCAAAAATACAACAACCTTACTCAAGAAACTTTTATAATAAATATTGAGCCAGAGGCAATAAAAAACATTGATGATATTGCTGCTTTTAACGAGGCCGAGGGACTAGCACTCAACAAAGAAGAGGTAGCTTACCTTGAAAATCTTTCAACCAAACTTAATCGAAAATTAACCGATAGTGAAGTATTTGGTTTTAGCCAAGTAAATAGTGAGCACTGCCGTCACAAAATTTTTAATGGAACATTTGAAATTGACGGAAAAGAGATGCCTTCTTCTCTTTTTAAAATGATTAAAAAAACTTCAGAAGAAAATCCAAATAGCATTGTTTCAGCTTACAAAGACAATGTTGCTTTCATTAAAGGTCCAAAAGCTGTTCAATTTGCACCGCTTTCACCAGATAAACCTGATTTTTATAAAAATTCTGAATTTGAAAGTGTTATCTCTCTAAAAGCTGAAACACACAATTTCCCAACAACTGTTGAGCCATTTAACGGTGCTGCAACCGGAAGCGGTGGTGAGATAAGAGACCGTCTTGCCGGCGGAAAAGGCTCTTTACCTTTGGCAGGAACAGCTGTGTATATGACGTCATATTCTCGATTAAATGACGCTCGACCTTGGGAGAAAGCCATGGAAGAACGCGACTGGTTATATCAAACTCCATTAGATATTCTTATAAAGGCCAGTAACGGTGCTTCAGATTTTGGAAACAAATTTGGGCAACCTTTAATCGCAGGCTCTGTTTTTACTTTTGAACATGAAGAAGAAGCCCGCAAGCTTGGCTTTGACAAAGTAATTATGCTTGCCGGAGGTGTAGGCTACGGAAAAGCAAATCAAGCTTTAAAAGATATACCTAAAAAAGGAGATAAAATTGTGATTCTCGGGGGCGAAAATTATCGTATTGGTATGGGAGGAGCTGCTGTTTCTTCTGCAGATACGGGTGAGTTTGAAAGCGGTATTGAACTTAATGCGATTCAACGAAGCAATCCCGAAATGCAAAAAAGAGCTGCAAATGCCGTTCGCGGAATGGTAGAAAGTGAAACCAACCCTATTGTTTCTATTCACGATCATGGAGCCGGTGGTCACTTAAATTGTTTAAGTGAGTTGGTTGAAGAAACAGGTGGAGCAATTGATCTAGATAAACTTCCTGTTGGCGACCCTACCCTTTCAGCAAAAGAAATTATAGGTAACGAATCACAAGAACGCATGGGGCTTGTAATTGGGGATCAAGATATTGAAAAACTGAAACGCGTTTCAGATAGAGAGCGTTCTCCTATGTATGAAGTTGGTGATGTTACAGGAGATCACCGATTTACTTTTGAAAGTAAAACCACAGGTGAAAAACCAATGGATTTTGAACTAGCAGATATGTTTGGTAGTTCTCCTAAAACTGTTTTAAAAGATAAAACAGTCATAAGAAACTATAAAAACCCTGAATACATTTCTGCACATATTCAAGAATATGTTGAGCAACTTTTACAGCTGGAGGCTGTTGGATGTAAGGACTGGTTAACCAATAAAGTTGACCGTTGTGTTACAGGGCGTGTTGCCAAACAACAATGTGCAGGACCTTTACAATTGCCATTAAATAATTGTGGCGTAATGGCTCTAGATTATAACGGTAAAGATGGAGTGGCAACCTCTATTGGCCACTCACCTGTTTCTGGATTAGTTGATCCAGTAGCAGGCTCTAGAAACTCAATCACCGAAGCGCTTACCAACATCGTTTGGGCTCCTCTTGAAGAAGGTTTAAAAAGTGTATCACTTTCTGCAAACTGGATGTGGCCGTGTAACAATGAAGGTGAAGATGCTCGTCTATATCAAGCCGTTCAAGGTGTTTCAGAATTTGCTATTGATTTAGGTATCAATGTTCCTACGGGTAAAGATTCGCTTTCTATGAAGCAGAAATATAAAAACGAGGAAGTAATTTCTCCAGGAACTGTGATTATATCGGCTGCTGGTCATTGTAAAGATATTAAAAAGACCGTAGAGCCGGTCCTTCAAAAAAATGCCGGAAGCCTCTACTATATCAATATTTCACAAGATGATTTTAAACTAGGAGGATCGTCATTTGCTCAAATATTAAACACAGTAGGTAATGAAGTGCCAAGCGTTAAAAGTGCAGCCTATGTAAAAACTGTTTTTAACACCCTCCAAAATTTAATTTCTGAAGGAAACATTGCAGCAGGTCACGATGTAGCTTCAGGAGGATTAATTACTACGTTATTGGAAATGTGTTTTGCTGAAACTAATTTAGGGGCAAATTTAAATCTTTCAGACTTGGGAGATGATATCGTGAAAATATTATTCTCTGAAAATTGTGGCGTTGTTGTTCAAGCTTCAGAAGACAATGCTATTGAAGAGGCTTTCACTTCAGCAAATATTGGATTCAAAAAAATAGGAACGGTTACTGCTTCTGAAAAACTAACTATTCAATTTAATGATAATCCATTGAGTTTTGAAATTCCAAAAATGCGAGACGTTTGGTACACAACCTCTCATTTATTGGATGAAAAACAAAGCGGAAAAATTAAAGCCGAAGAGCGTTTTCATAATTATAAAAAACAGCCGCTTCAATTTACGTTTCCAAAGCAGTTTGAAGGTAGCTTACCACAAATTTCTTCAGAAAAACCTCGTATCAAAGCTGCTATTCTTCGTGAAAAAGGAAGCAACAGTGAACGGGAAATGGCCAATGCTATGTACCTAGCCGGTTTTGATGTTAAAGACGTTCATATGACCGATTTAATTGAGGGTCGTGAAACACTTGAAGATATTAAATTTATAGCCGCTGTAGGTGGTTTTTCAAACAGTGATGTTTTAGGAAGTGCAAAAGGCTGGGCTGGTGCGTTTTTATATAACGACAAGGCCAATAAAGCTTTAAAAAACTTTTTTGCAAAAGACGACACGCTTTCATTAGGAGTTTGTAATGGTTGTCAACTATTTGTTGAGCTTGGTCTATTAACACCTCATCATGACCAAAAACCAAAAATGCTTCATAATGATAGCGGAAAATTTGAATGTAATTTTACCTCGGTTACTATACAAGAAAATAATTCTGTAATGTTATCTTCTTTAGCCGGAAGTACATTGGGTATTTGGGCTGCACACGGTGAAGGAAAGTTTAGCTTCCCACTCTCTGAAGAAAATTACAATATTGTAGGAAAATATGGGTATGAAACCTTTCCGGCAAATCCTAACGGAAGTGATTTTAACACCGCTATGATGACCGATGAAACCGGAAGACACCTTGTTATGATGCCTCACTTAGAACGTTCTACTTTCCCTTGGAACTGGGCACATTATCCAAAAAATCGTAACGATGAAGTTTCTCCTTGGTTAGAAGCTTTTGTTAATGCTAGAAAATGGTTAGAAAAACACTAA
- a CDS encoding GEVED domain-containing protein has protein sequence MKKTYLLLACSLICFTSLLAQQKLPPTEVITGTYLGKTMPLREFAKLKPEERKSETVEVMVPNDSRTQMEHVETTTILNNLQTKTGKIKTRDIEQNFIGVSQSESGFLPPDPTGAVGPDYYVHSVNSLVKIFDKQGNLEVGPTSLAAFLGINSNAGDPIILYDQLAERWVVSEFGSLNNSLAIGVSETSDPTGAYNVYQYQFSGFPDYPKYGLWHDGYYGTVNLNGQTTQAFVMDRNEMLIGGANPTIQIFNLPQIVVNPNQVKSPGAVSLLGTNVDTSAPGYIVYLQDDGWTSQITFDHLKIWEIDVDWDNANNSTVSQPLEIATDPFDAGELFGNGNGAIRQPGTSQRLAGHGGIISFPTHYRSFADHNSWLITFNTFIDNNETGGIRWIELRNDDVSDWSIFQEGTYSIADGHSRLMSSAAMDALGNIGMAYTTASETLPVSLRYTGRFNGDPLGQMTVAETTIIDGPGIRNNSNRYGDYSHMVLDPDEFTFWFTSDYFSSLNNWRTQIAAFSLSGGFATDVGVSNISQPEDGVLSNDETIEVTIRNFGTDAQSNIPVELVVDGNTVANEVFSGTIEANETATYTFTETVDLSTPETTYTIEVFTELSGDEFADNNGITKEVRSLLATDVGLSAINSPVTGTSLGEQTVSVEVNNFGANPQSNFEIQYSLDGATPVVETVTETINAGESITFDFNETVIFDEIREYEIEVSTNLTGDQQPANNTITETVENIYCQPELNCSFGDGFRLVSIAEINNPSECEGYGDFRNQIANISAGSTNDLTITTGYGRQYVKVWIDFNDDFEFSSNEVVVQNVEIAPGENVGTFTETLSLVVPSDAPIGEHIMRLRSKRGVPVPNDSCDDSGIGEIEDYTVNIGELGVNDYQISSSELVVTTTNNKQFDVSLNTLFDGGVFLEVYNTLGQRIAFNKAVSKDGGSYKVSLDMSQVASGVYIIKMGGQSTTSYKTARIVVK, from the coding sequence ATGAAAAAAACTTACCTATTATTAGCATGTAGTTTAATATGCTTTACTTCCCTTCTAGCGCAGCAAAAACTTCCTCCTACAGAAGTTATTACTGGAACTTATTTGGGAAAAACAATGCCTCTTAGAGAGTTTGCAAAGCTTAAGCCTGAAGAAAGAAAAAGTGAAACGGTAGAGGTAATGGTGCCTAACGACTCTAGAACTCAAATGGAGCACGTAGAAACAACTACTATTTTAAATAACCTTCAAACCAAAACAGGAAAAATAAAAACTAGAGATATTGAACAAAATTTTATTGGAGTTTCTCAGTCTGAATCTGGTTTTTTACCTCCAGATCCAACTGGAGCCGTAGGTCCTGATTATTATGTGCATTCTGTTAACTCATTAGTAAAAATATTTGATAAGCAAGGAAATCTAGAAGTAGGTCCTACAAGTCTAGCTGCTTTTTTAGGTATTAACAGTAATGCAGGTGACCCTATAATTTTATATGATCAATTAGCAGAGCGCTGGGTTGTGAGTGAATTTGGTTCATTAAACAACTCTTTGGCAATTGGTGTTTCTGAAACGAGTGACCCAACAGGAGCTTATAATGTATATCAATATCAATTTAGCGGTTTTCCAGATTATCCTAAATACGGATTATGGCATGATGGTTATTATGGAACCGTAAACCTTAACGGTCAAACTACACAAGCATTTGTGATGGACCGAAATGAAATGTTAATTGGTGGAGCAAATCCAACCATTCAAATTTTTAACCTACCACAAATTGTAGTAAACCCTAACCAAGTAAAAAGTCCTGGTGCAGTGAGTTTACTAGGAACAAATGTTGATACATCAGCTCCAGGTTATATTGTTTATTTACAAGATGATGGATGGACAAGTCAAATTACATTTGACCATTTAAAAATTTGGGAAATTGACGTAGACTGGGATAATGCTAACAATTCAACTGTATCACAACCATTAGAAATTGCTACAGATCCTTTTGATGCTGGTGAGCTTTTTGGTAACGGAAATGGAGCAATACGCCAACCAGGAACTTCTCAACGTTTAGCAGGACACGGAGGTATTATCTCTTTCCCAACACACTACAGAAGTTTTGCAGATCACAACTCGTGGTTAATAACATTCAACACTTTTATTGATAATAATGAAACTGGAGGAATAAGATGGATTGAACTACGTAATGATGATGTAAGTGATTGGAGTATTTTCCAAGAAGGTACCTATTCTATAGCAGATGGTCACAGTCGTTTAATGAGTAGTGCAGCAATGGATGCATTAGGAAATATAGGAATGGCTTATACAACAGCTAGTGAAACGCTACCTGTATCACTTCGTTATACGGGAAGATTTAATGGAGACCCATTAGGTCAAATGACTGTAGCAGAAACTACAATAATCGATGGCCCTGGAATACGTAACAACTCAAACCGTTATGGAGATTATTCACATATGGTATTAGATCCAGATGAGTTTACTTTTTGGTTTACTTCAGATTATTTTTCATCTTTAAATAACTGGAGAACACAAATTGCAGCGTTCTCATTAAGTGGAGGATTTGCAACTGACGTTGGTGTTAGTAATATTTCACAACCAGAAGATGGTGTATTAAGTAATGACGAAACAATTGAAGTAACTATAAGAAACTTTGGTACCGATGCACAAAGCAATATTCCGGTAGAATTAGTTGTAGATGGAAATACTGTAGCAAACGAAGTGTTTTCAGGAACTATAGAAGCTAACGAAACTGCAACCTATACTTTTACTGAAACTGTAGATTTATCAACTCCAGAAACTACTTATACTATTGAAGTATTTACAGAATTAAGTGGAGACGAGTTTGCTGACAATAACGGTATAACAAAAGAAGTAAGAAGTTTACTAGCTACAGATGTAGGTCTTTCAGCTATAAACTCACCAGTAACTGGAACTAGCTTAGGAGAACAAACAGTTTCTGTAGAGGTTAACAACTTTGGAGCAAATCCACAGTCAAACTTTGAAATACAATATAGCCTTGATGGTGCTACACCAGTTGTAGAAACTGTAACTGAAACCATTAATGCAGGTGAATCAATTACTTTTGATTTTAACGAAACAGTAATTTTTGATGAAATTAGAGAATACGAAATTGAAGTAAGCACCAATTTAACAGGTGATCAACAACCAGCAAACAACACTATTACTGAAACAGTAGAAAATATTTACTGTCAGCCAGAGTTAAACTGTAGCTTTGGTGATGGATTCAGGTTAGTTTCTATAGCAGAAATTAATAACCCATCAGAGTGTGAAGGATATGGTGATTTCAGAAATCAAATAGCAAATATCTCTGCTGGTAGCACTAACGACCTTACAATTACTACAGGCTATGGAAGACAGTACGTAAAAGTTTGGATAGATTTTAATGATGATTTTGAATTTAGTAGTAATGAAGTTGTAGTTCAAAACGTTGAAATTGCACCTGGAGAAAACGTTGGAACATTTACTGAAACATTGAGTTTGGTTGTACCATCAGATGCACCTATAGGAGAGCACATAATGCGTTTAAGAAGTAAAAGAGGAGTGCCAGTTCCTAATGACAGTTGTGATGATAGCGGTATAGGTGAAATAGAAGATTATACTGTAAACATTGGAGAACTAGGAGTTAATGATTATCAAATCTCAAGCTCAGAGCTAGTTGTAACTACAACTAATAATAAACAATTTGATGTATCATTAAATACGTTATTTGATGGTGGTGTATTCTTAGAGGTTTACAACACGTTGGGACAGCGTATTGCTTTTAACAAAGCAGTTTCAAAAGATGGAGGATCTTATAAAGTTTCTCTAGATATGTCACAAGTTGCAAGTGGTGTTTACATCATTAAAATGGGTGGACAGTCTACAACAAGCTATAAAACAGCTAGAATAGTGGTTAAATAA
- a CDS encoding M14 family metallopeptidase: protein MKQLLLLFLLVTTSFVYAQEVQEKYQRAKINYSTTEDLSKLASLGIPVEHGTHKIGHFIISDFSVSELTQARNAGYKVEVLIEDSKQYFLQRNQLQAPINNPSCDDDTENYQTPSNFDLGSMGGYLTYQELLDELDAMRAQYPDLITEKENIGSFLTEGTPDNSTTPSIGGNGIKWVKISDNPENTSEGEPQILYTAIHHAREPVSLSQLVFYMWYLLENYDSDPEIQSIVNNTELYFVPVINPDGYLYNEKTDPNGGGFWRKNRNNTYGIDLNRNYEYYIDGNPNNGTWGGQGASSNTNDPTYHGPAPFSEVETQAMKFFVENHNFVMALNNHTHGDLLLYPYGYTENAPTAENDLFVGISEELVSRNGFDNILSSDLYPAAGDSDDFMYGTVNTHDKIYAMTPEIGPEFWPPSNQIIPLSKGMMYLNLTSAKMVNNYAEVTDITPSFTGNSAINNAEFNIKRLGINGNGNFTVSLNPVSANIASAGNPVSYTNLQLLDEDTGSIEYTLTNDVQAGDDVVYDLIVNNGSYDTAIRVTKQFGELEPIFEDAGDSVTTHFDNNGWGTTTASFVSPSSSITDSPNGNYQDNSNKTITLSNAVDLTDAIGANVTFYAKWDIENNWDYTQFEVSTNNGSTWIPQCGKFTNAGSTNSGQPTGEPLYDGSQNDWVLEEINLSDYLGQTILIRFQFQSDGGVTEDGFYFDDLTINVVTDSGLSVSEISENQFKIYPNPVENQLHIKIILTNYSAEIFTLQGQQVFNSKDNKGSQIIDYTKFASGVYILKLTSENNSQTFKILKQ from the coding sequence ATGAAACAATTATTACTCCTCTTTTTATTGGTAACCACTTCATTTGTGTATGCACAAGAAGTACAAGAAAAATACCAACGAGCAAAAATCAACTATTCTACTACTGAAGATTTATCAAAATTGGCTTCATTGGGTATTCCGGTAGAGCATGGAACTCACAAAATAGGCCACTTTATTATTTCAGATTTCTCAGTTTCTGAATTAACACAAGCTAGAAATGCAGGTTATAAAGTTGAAGTTTTAATTGAAGATAGTAAGCAATATTTTTTACAACGCAATCAACTACAAGCGCCAATCAACAATCCTAGTTGCGATGATGATACTGAAAATTACCAAACTCCTTCCAATTTTGATTTAGGCTCAATGGGCGGGTATTTAACCTATCAAGAGTTATTGGATGAACTAGATGCCATGCGTGCTCAATACCCAGATTTAATTACCGAAAAAGAAAACATTGGTTCATTTTTAACCGAAGGAACTCCAGATAACTCAACTACACCATCCATAGGAGGTAATGGTATTAAATGGGTCAAAATAAGTGACAATCCTGAAAATACTTCAGAGGGCGAACCTCAAATTTTATATACTGCAATACACCACGCTCGAGAACCTGTCTCGTTATCACAGTTGGTTTTTTATATGTGGTATTTGTTAGAAAATTATGATTCAGATCCAGAAATACAAAGCATTGTGAATAATACAGAATTGTATTTTGTACCGGTAATTAACCCAGATGGTTATCTATATAACGAAAAAACAGATCCAAATGGAGGAGGTTTTTGGCGTAAAAACCGAAACAATACTTATGGTATAGACTTAAACCGCAACTATGAGTATTACATTGACGGCAACCCAAATAATGGAACTTGGGGAGGTCAAGGTGCTTCATCAAATACAAATGACCCAACTTACCACGGTCCGGCTCCTTTTTCGGAAGTAGAAACTCAAGCGATGAAATTTTTCGTTGAAAATCACAACTTTGTGATGGCATTAAATAATCACACGCACGGTGATTTATTATTATATCCATACGGATATACTGAAAATGCTCCTACAGCAGAAAACGATCTTTTTGTAGGAATTTCAGAAGAGTTAGTTTCACGTAATGGATTTGATAATATTTTATCATCAGACTTATATCCTGCTGCCGGTGATAGTGATGACTTTATGTACGGAACCGTTAATACGCACGATAAAATATACGCCATGACTCCAGAGATTGGTCCAGAGTTTTGGCCACCAAGCAATCAAATTATACCTCTTTCAAAAGGAATGATGTATTTAAATCTTACCTCTGCAAAAATGGTAAACAATTATGCCGAAGTAACAGACATCACCCCATCATTTACAGGGAATTCTGCAATCAATAATGCAGAATTCAATATTAAAAGATTAGGCATAAATGGCAACGGAAACTTTACTGTAAGCCTTAACCCTGTTTCAGCAAATATAGCTTCAGCAGGCAACCCGGTAAGCTATACCAATCTTCAACTTCTAGACGAAGATACCGGAAGTATTGAATACACTCTTACAAATGATGTGCAAGCAGGCGATGACGTTGTATATGACTTAATAGTAAACAACGGAAGTTACGATACCGCTATACGAGTAACCAAACAGTTTGGCGAATTAGAACCTATTTTTGAAGATGCTGGTGATAGTGTCACTACTCACTTTGATAATAACGGATGGGGAACGACAACCGCATCGTTTGTATCACCTTCAAGTTCTATTACAGATTCACCTAACGGAAACTATCAAGACAACAGTAATAAAACAATAACTTTAAGTAACGCTGTAGACTTAACAGACGCCATTGGCGCAAACGTAACTTTTTATGCAAAATGGGATATAGAAAATAATTGGGACTATACCCAGTTTGAAGTATCAACCAATAATGGTTCTACTTGGATACCACAATGTGGAAAATTCACAAATGCCGGAAGCACTAACAGCGGACAACCAACCGGAGAACCTTTATATGACGGCTCTCAAAACGATTGGGTTTTGGAAGAAATAAATCTGAGCGATTACTTGGGACAAACTATATTGATTCGTTTTCAATTTCAATCTGATGGTGGTGTGACAGAAGATGGCTTTTATTTTGATGATTTAACTATAAATGTAGTAACAGATTCGGGCTTAAGTGTTTCAGAAATTTCAGAAAATCAATTTAAAATTTATCCAAACCCTGTTGAAAATCAACTACACATTAAAATAATATTGACTAATTACTCAGCCGAAATTTTCACACTACAAGGACAACAAGTATTCAATTCAAAAGATAATAAAGGCTCACAAATTATAGATTATACTAAGTTTGCATCTGGAGTTTATATTTTAAAATTAACTTCTGAAAACAACTCACAAACATTTAAAATTTTGAAGCAATAA
- a CDS encoding endonuclease, producing MKQFSFLLFTLLFVYSVSAQVVINEFDTDTDGQDFEEFVELKTDVPNTNLDDYVLVFFNGSESGGDSSYLAFDLDGFSTDINGILVIGSSTVSPVPEFLIPPAIIQNGADAVAIYEGSEADFPEGTLATTINLIDALAYDTNDADDTNLMALLGLTEQINEGENGNQTTESIQRNPDGTYIVTTPTPGALNDGSGVDLNGVSFTTNQQEYTEGDTMIITFTTEQAVSSDLNFQFTLTNDSFTTEDFTGNTSVFIPEGMSETTVTIQLLEDGINDGDEFAEIDIQTLPQEYNRLIDNVEFLVVDLDFTVAPWGTPIDPTFDLVESTEPEAYYNSLGGLADGDLRQAIQDIIANPATVRSQTYADAIDILKDADQNPENSNEVWLLYTEQPRAKVDFQDLGGSNVGKWNREHTYPRSRGGFFEIEADEVADGINIFVATNADSLRHGISDAHALRAVDGPENSSRGNQDYGEYSGPSGNLGSFKGDVARAVLFLAVRYNDIDVVDGDPPNTTEGELGDLQTLLEWHRNDPPDDFEMNRNNIVYTWQFNRNPFIDRPILVEHIWGNLQGETYELPLTIEENSLSEVIMYPNPVSETLHIKGISEKTELSIYSVDGKKIEHQTLTKDKEVQLNYQAGAYIVILVSKNNTEVKHIIVK from the coding sequence ATGAAACAATTTTCCTTTTTGCTTTTTACCTTACTATTTGTTTATTCTGTTAGTGCACAAGTGGTAATCAATGAGTTTGACACCGATACAGATGGTCAAGATTTTGAAGAGTTTGTAGAATTAAAAACAGATGTACCAAACACCAATCTTGATGATTATGTTTTGGTGTTTTTTAATGGATCTGAAAGTGGTGGCGATAGTAGTTACTTAGCATTTGATCTAGATGGTTTTTCAACAGATATTAATGGGATTTTGGTAATAGGAAGTAGTACCGTTTCTCCTGTTCCTGAATTTTTAATCCCACCGGCAATAATTCAGAATGGAGCCGATGCAGTAGCTATTTATGAAGGAAGCGAAGCAGATTTTCCAGAAGGAACTTTAGCAACAACAATAAATTTGATTGATGCTCTAGCATATGATACAAATGACGCAGATGATACTAATTTAATGGCCTTATTGGGGCTAACAGAACAGATCAATGAAGGAGAAAATGGAAACCAAACAACCGAATCTATTCAACGTAACCCCGACGGAACATATATAGTAACAACTCCTACACCCGGAGCCTTAAATGATGGTAGTGGTGTAGACTTAAATGGGGTTTCATTTACTACAAACCAACAGGAGTACACAGAAGGCGACACTATGATAATCACATTTACTACAGAACAGGCTGTGAGTAGTGATCTTAATTTTCAGTTTACGTTAACAAATGACTCATTTACTACTGAAGATTTTACAGGTAACACTTCTGTATTTATTCCTGAAGGAATGTCTGAAACTACAGTTACAATTCAATTATTAGAAGATGGAATCAACGATGGAGATGAATTTGCTGAAATTGATATACAAACGTTGCCCCAAGAATACAATCGCCTTATTGATAATGTGGAGTTTTTGGTAGTAGATTTAGATTTTACAGTTGCTCCGTGGGGAACTCCTATTGACCCTACTTTTGATCTAGTAGAAAGCACTGAGCCTGAAGCCTATTACAATTCATTAGGGGGTTTAGCAGATGGTGATTTAAGGCAAGCAATTCAAGATATTATTGCAAACCCTGCAACCGTTAGAAGCCAAACCTATGCAGATGCCATTGATATATTAAAAGACGCTGATCAAAACCCAGAAAACAGTAATGAAGTTTGGTTGTTATACACAGAACAGCCAAGAGCCAAAGTAGATTTTCAAGATCTTGGCGGTAGTAATGTAGGAAAATGGAATAGGGAGCATACTTATCCACGCTCAAGAGGCGGTTTTTTTGAAATAGAAGCAGATGAAGTTGCAGATGGTATAAACATCTTTGTTGCCACCAATGCAGATTCTCTTCGTCATGGAATTTCAGATGCACATGCGTTACGCGCTGTTGATGGTCCCGAAAACAGCTCTAGAGGTAATCAAGATTATGGTGAATATTCAGGACCTTCCGGAAATTTAGGAAGTTTTAAAGGAGATGTTGCAAGAGCTGTGTTGTTTTTGGCTGTGCGCTATAATGATATTGATGTGGTTGATGGAGACCCGCCAAACACAACAGAAGGAGAATTAGGTGACTTACAAACGCTCTTAGAATGGCACAGAAATGATCCGCCAGATGATTTTGAAATGAATAGAAACAATATTGTTTATACTTGGCAATTCAACAGAAATCCATTTATTGATCGCCCTATTTTGGTTGAGCATATCTGGGGAAATCTTCAAGGTGAAACATATGAACTTCCGCTAACAATTGAAGAAAATTCACTTTCTGAAGTAATTATGTATCCCAATCCTGTTTCAGAAACCTTACATATAAAAGGAATTTCAGAAAAAACTGAGTTGAGTATATATTCTGTTGATGGAAAAAAAATTGAACATCAAACTCTTACAAAAGATAAAGAAGTGCAACTTAATTATCAAGCTGGAGCCTATATAGTGATTCTAGTTTCAAAAAATAATACCGAGGTGAAACACATAATCGTTAAATAA